In a genomic window of Poecilia reticulata strain Guanapo linkage group LG22, Guppy_female_1.0+MT, whole genome shotgun sequence:
- the frmd6 gene encoding FERM domain-containing protein 6 isoform X1 encodes MNRLSFHNNKTMQDRRCVCVFLPNDDTLNIVVNVKTLCQELLVQVCDLLRLKDCHLFGLSVIQNNEHIYMELDQKLSKYCPKEWKREASKGIDQFGPPMIIHFRAQYYVENGRLISDRVARYYYYWHLRKQVLLSQCIQREEAYFLLAAFALQADLGNFKRNKHFGKYFEPEAYFPQWVIAKRGREYILRHIPNMHKDQFALTASEAHLKYIKECAQLDDVTVHYYRLYKDKKEVEASLTLGLTLRGIQIFQNVGSVRQLLYDFPWTNVGKLVFVGKKFEILPDGLPSARKLIYYTGCPLRSRHLLQLLSNSHRLYMNLQPVLKQVRRLEENEEKKQYRESYISDALELDMEQLDKRSRASGSSAGSVSHHKRLSRHSTTSHGSSHTSGIETDSFRAPGQAPHRPVRTCSSSTTSHGSSHTSGIESSGKERILDDDAEIEMLVDDPKDYEELHEMALDQELCIHITEDMLTMSPDQTNGYXGLIVKDISSSTSSSSETVVKMRGQSIESLPQTTTSRKPQSSTDRHSQSLDDIRLYQKDCQQWAELCQDTAHSYTFGCAQELNDGEGHLGLSEQRTGALGETQPFPIKRTNKYFSLDLTNDEVPEFVV; translated from the exons ATGAACAGACTGAGCTTccataacaacaaaacaatgcagGACCGCCGCTGTGTCTGTGTCTTTTTGCCCAATGATGACACCCTCAACATCGTCGTCAAT GTGAAAACTCTGTGCCAGGAGCTGTTGGTCCAGGTTTGCGATCTTCTCCGGCTGAAGGACTGTCATCTGTTTGGGCTCAGCGTCATTCAGA ATAATGAACACATCTACATGGAGTTAGACCAGAAGCTGTCCAAGTACTGCCCCAAAGAGTGGAAGAGAGAAGCCAGCAAG GGTATTGACCAGTTTGGGCCTCCGATGATCATTCACTTCAGAGCTCAGTATTATGTGGAGAACGGGAGATTAATCAG CGACCGGGTAGCCAGGTACTACTACTACTGGCACCTGAGGAAACAGGTGCTGCTCTCACAGTGCATCCAAAGAGAGGAGGCCTACTTCCTCCTGGCAGCCTTCGCTCTCCAGGCCGACCTCGGGAACTTCAAACGCAACAAGCACTTTGGGAAGTACTTTGAACCCGAGGCCTACTTCCCCCAATGG gTGATAGCCAAGCGTGGCCGGGAGTACATCCTGAGGCACATCCCCAACATGCACAAGGACCAGTTTGCACTCACCGCCTCAGAGGCGCACCTCAAGTACATAAAGGAGTGCGCTCAGCTCGACGACGTCACGGTGCACTACTACAGGCTGTACAAG GATAAGAAGGAAGTTGAGGCTTCGCTCACACTGGGTCTGACCTTACGTGGAATCCAGATATTTCAG AACGTCGGCTCTGTCAGGCAGCTTTTGTACGACTTTCCCTGGACCAACGTGGGCAAACTCGTTTTTGTG GGGAAAAAGTTTGAGATCCTCCCCGACGGTCTGCCCTCGGCCAGGAAGCTCATCTACTACACGGGCTGCCCGCTGCGCTCCCgccacctgctgcagctgctcagcaACAGCCACCGGCTCTACATGAACCTGCAGCCCGTCCTCAAGCAAGTCCGTCGGCTGGAGGAAAACGAAG AGAAGAAGCAGTACCGGGAGTCGTACATCAGCGACGCCCTGGAGCTGGACATGGAGCAGCTGGACAAGCGTTCCCGCGCCAGCGGCAGCAGCGCCGGCAGCGTGTCCCACCACAAGCGCCTCTCCCGCCACTCCACCACCAGCCACGGCAGCTCGCACACGTCCGGCATCGAGACGGACAGCTTCCGGGCCCCGGGTCAGGCCCCTCACCGGCCCGTGCgcacctgcagctcctccaccacCAGCCATGGCAGCTCCCACACCTCCGGCATCGAGAGCAGCGGCAAAGAGCGCATCCTGGACGACGACG CAGAGATCGAGATGCTGGTTGACGACCCCAAAGACTACGAGGAGCTTCACGAGATGGCTCTGGACCAGGAGCTGTGCATCCACATCACCGAGGACATGCTGACGATGTCACCAGACCAGACCAACGGATACTYGG GCCTGATAGTAAAAGACATCAGCTCCTCCACTTCCAGCTCCTCGGAGACCGTCGTCAAGATGAGAGGACAGAGCATCGAGTCGCTGCCTCAG ACGACTACGAGCCGGAAGCCTCAGTCCTCCACGGACCGCCACAGCCAATCGCTGGACGACATCCGGCTCTACCAGAAGGACTGCCAGCAGTGGGCGGAGCTCTGCCAGGACACCGCCCACAGTTACACGTTCGGCTGCGCCCAGGAGCTGAACGACGGCGAGGGACACCTGGGCCTGTCGGAGCAGCGCACCGGCGCGCTCGGTGAGACGCAGCCCTTCCCCATCAAGCGGACGAACAAGTACTTCTCCCTGGACCTGACCAACGACGAGGTGCCCGAGTTCGTGGTGTGA
- the frmd6 gene encoding FERM domain-containing protein 6 isoform X2, translated as MNRLSFHNNKTMQDRRCVCVFLPNDDTLNIVVNVKTLCQELLVQVCDLLRLKDCHLFGLSVIQNNEHIYMELDQKLSKYCPKEWKREASKGIDQFGPPMIIHFRAQYYVENGRLISDRVARYYYYWHLRKQVLLSQCIQREEAYFLLAAFALQADLGNFKRNKHFGKYFEPEAYFPQWVIAKRGREYILRHIPNMHKDQFALTASEAHLKYIKECAQLDDVTVHYYRLYKDKKEVEASLTLGLTLRGIQIFQNVGSVRQLLYDFPWTNVGKLVFVGKKFEILPDGLPSARKLIYYTGCPLRSRHLLQLLSNSHRLYMNLQPVLKQVRRLEENEEKKQYRESYISDALELDMEQLDKRSRASGSSAGSVSHHKRLSRHSTTSHGSSHTSGIETDSFRAPGQAPHRPVRTCSSSTTSHGSSHTSGIESSGKERILDDDEIEMLVDDPKDYEELHEMALDQELCIHITEDMLTMSPDQTNGYXGLIVKDISSSTSSSSETVVKMRGQSIESLPQTTTSRKPQSSTDRHSQSLDDIRLYQKDCQQWAELCQDTAHSYTFGCAQELNDGEGHLGLSEQRTGALGETQPFPIKRTNKYFSLDLTNDEVPEFVV; from the exons ATGAACAGACTGAGCTTccataacaacaaaacaatgcagGACCGCCGCTGTGTCTGTGTCTTTTTGCCCAATGATGACACCCTCAACATCGTCGTCAAT GTGAAAACTCTGTGCCAGGAGCTGTTGGTCCAGGTTTGCGATCTTCTCCGGCTGAAGGACTGTCATCTGTTTGGGCTCAGCGTCATTCAGA ATAATGAACACATCTACATGGAGTTAGACCAGAAGCTGTCCAAGTACTGCCCCAAAGAGTGGAAGAGAGAAGCCAGCAAG GGTATTGACCAGTTTGGGCCTCCGATGATCATTCACTTCAGAGCTCAGTATTATGTGGAGAACGGGAGATTAATCAG CGACCGGGTAGCCAGGTACTACTACTACTGGCACCTGAGGAAACAGGTGCTGCTCTCACAGTGCATCCAAAGAGAGGAGGCCTACTTCCTCCTGGCAGCCTTCGCTCTCCAGGCCGACCTCGGGAACTTCAAACGCAACAAGCACTTTGGGAAGTACTTTGAACCCGAGGCCTACTTCCCCCAATGG gTGATAGCCAAGCGTGGCCGGGAGTACATCCTGAGGCACATCCCCAACATGCACAAGGACCAGTTTGCACTCACCGCCTCAGAGGCGCACCTCAAGTACATAAAGGAGTGCGCTCAGCTCGACGACGTCACGGTGCACTACTACAGGCTGTACAAG GATAAGAAGGAAGTTGAGGCTTCGCTCACACTGGGTCTGACCTTACGTGGAATCCAGATATTTCAG AACGTCGGCTCTGTCAGGCAGCTTTTGTACGACTTTCCCTGGACCAACGTGGGCAAACTCGTTTTTGTG GGGAAAAAGTTTGAGATCCTCCCCGACGGTCTGCCCTCGGCCAGGAAGCTCATCTACTACACGGGCTGCCCGCTGCGCTCCCgccacctgctgcagctgctcagcaACAGCCACCGGCTCTACATGAACCTGCAGCCCGTCCTCAAGCAAGTCCGTCGGCTGGAGGAAAACGAAG AGAAGAAGCAGTACCGGGAGTCGTACATCAGCGACGCCCTGGAGCTGGACATGGAGCAGCTGGACAAGCGTTCCCGCGCCAGCGGCAGCAGCGCCGGCAGCGTGTCCCACCACAAGCGCCTCTCCCGCCACTCCACCACCAGCCACGGCAGCTCGCACACGTCCGGCATCGAGACGGACAGCTTCCGGGCCCCGGGTCAGGCCCCTCACCGGCCCGTGCgcacctgcagctcctccaccacCAGCCATGGCAGCTCCCACACCTCCGGCATCGAGAGCAGCGGCAAAGAGCGCATCCTGGACGACGACG AGATCGAGATGCTGGTTGACGACCCCAAAGACTACGAGGAGCTTCACGAGATGGCTCTGGACCAGGAGCTGTGCATCCACATCACCGAGGACATGCTGACGATGTCACCAGACCAGACCAACGGATACTYGG GCCTGATAGTAAAAGACATCAGCTCCTCCACTTCCAGCTCCTCGGAGACCGTCGTCAAGATGAGAGGACAGAGCATCGAGTCGCTGCCTCAG ACGACTACGAGCCGGAAGCCTCAGTCCTCCACGGACCGCCACAGCCAATCGCTGGACGACATCCGGCTCTACCAGAAGGACTGCCAGCAGTGGGCGGAGCTCTGCCAGGACACCGCCCACAGTTACACGTTCGGCTGCGCCCAGGAGCTGAACGACGGCGAGGGACACCTGGGCCTGTCGGAGCAGCGCACCGGCGCGCTCGGTGAGACGCAGCCCTTCCCCATCAAGCGGACGAACAAGTACTTCTCCCTGGACCTGACCAACGACGAGGTGCCCGAGTTCGTGGTGTGA